Proteins found in one Salminus brasiliensis chromosome 13, fSalBra1.hap2, whole genome shotgun sequence genomic segment:
- the hnrnpul1 gene encoding heterogeneous nuclear ribonucleoprotein U-like protein 1 isoform X2 codes for MDIDVKKLKVNELKEELQKRGLDTRGLKADLVERLRVSLEAETAAEPEENVTAATDEQQTEAGVEDAGNEEGAHLGQQEDESTQTEAREVKVAPDEDYTAPDTSVDVHMDKTDMTEEPEAEHEAKPEAEPEAKPEAQPVCKEEQEEQPVDVKKEDDAKPEEQQDEQPEAASRQEEKESQQASQHKSQQDSGAHHGRKRNYDESQGYRYYEHREDKRSRSPQPPAEEEEEDFDDTLVAIDTYNCDLHFKVSRNRYSGYPLTIEGFAYLWSGARASYGVSKGQVCFEMKITEEISVKHLPTSEPDPHVVRVGWSLDSCSTQLGEEAFSYGYGGTGKKSSNCKFEDYGEKFGENDIIGCYIDFDSSEEVKIAFSKNGKWLDVAYQVSKEELAGRALFPHVLVKNCAVEFNFGQKEEPFYPLPEGYIFIQDVKIEDRTRGTVGPENKADCEILMMVGLPACGKTTWANKHAEKNPEKKYNILGTNAIMDKMKCLQQPVAGRKASTVIKEEPPDICENDLPQWEVERHVLKAQLKERQTEIEELKTQLEDKEAECQWLKEELYRLWDVIQSEHHTSSSLATQAGAPVPMIMDYDEEPTPSTSARSKDLQSSRLPVNLDFPASLFMEPLCWGSEGSVLPDVTLREITAVNDKILLRMSKNRPDRYGALVFRSIISQELYEQWVMHTNWDGSRGKWGVPRNVREFVMRRVGERFPDMSSADIKAVKERVNECLRMRRKSIVPIPYSNK; via the exons ATGGATATTGACGTAAAGAAGCTAAAAGTAAATGAACTGAAAGAGGAACTCCAGAAGAGAGGGCTTGACACTCGAGGGCTCAAAGCAGACCTGGTTGAGAGGCTGAGGGTTTCTCTGGAGGCTGAAACAGCTGCAGAGCCTGAGGAGAATGTCACAGCTGCTACTGATGAGCAGCAGACTGAAGCAG GTGTTGAAGATGCTGGCAATGAAGAGGGCGCTCACTTGGGACAGCAGGAAGATGAGAGCACTCAAACTGAAGCACGTGAGGTGAAGGTGGCCCCTGATGAGGATTACACTGCTCCTGACACCTCTGTAGATGTCCACATGGACAAAACGGACATGACTGAGGAACCTGAAGCCGAACATGAAGCCAAACCTGAAGCCGAACCTGAAGCCAAACCTGAAGCTCAGCCTGTTTGTAAGGAAG AACAAGAAGAGCAGCCTGTGGATGTGAAGAAGGAGGATGATGCAAAGCCAGAGGAACAACAGGACGAGCAGCCTGAAGCAGCCAGTAGACAGGAGGAGAAGGAGTCTCAGCAGGCTTCACAGCACAAGTCCCAGCAGGACAGCGGTGCCCACCACGGTCGCAAGAGGAACTACGACGAGAGCCAAGGCTACCGCTACTACGAGCATCGGGAGGACAAGAG GTCCCGTTCACCTCAACCaccagcagaagaagaagaggaggatttTGATGACACACTAGTAGCTATCGACACTT ATAACTGTGACCTGCACTTCAAAGTGTCCCGTAACAGATACAGCGGCTACCCTCTGACTATTGAAGGCTTTGCTTATCTCTGGTCTGGAGCACGAGCCTCTTACGGTGTGAGCAAGGGTCAGGTCTGCTTTGAGATGAAG ATAACTGAAGAGATCTCAGTCAAGCATCTTCCCACCAGTGAGCCTGACCCTCATGTAGTGCGAGTGGGCTGGTCTCTGGATTCCTGCAGCACACAGCTTG GAGAAGAAGCCTTCTCGTATGGATATGGTGGAACAGGCAAAAAATCCTCCAACTGTAAATTTGAAGATTATGGAGAGAAATTTGGTGAGAATGACATCATCGGATGTTACATT GACTTTGACAGTAGTGAGGAGGTGAAAATTGCGTTCTCCAAAAATGGGAAGTGGTTGGATGTGGCGTACCAGGTGTCTAAGGAGGAGCTGGCTGGTCGTGCACTTTTCCCTCATGTTCTGGTCAAGAACTGTGCTGTGGAGTTTAACTTTGGCCAGAAGGAGGAGCCCTTCTATCCTTTGCCAGAGGGATACATATTCATCCAGGATGTTAAAATTGAGGACAGGACCAGAGGCACTGTGGGCCCTGAGAATAAAGCTGATTGCGAG ATATTGATGATGGTTGGTCTGCCTGCATGTGGCAAAACCACCTGGGCCAACAAGCATGCTGAGAAGAACCCTGAGAAGAAGTACAACATCCTCGGAACCAACGCAATCATGGACAAAATGAAG TGTCTGCAACAACCGGTTGCGGGACGGAAAGCCAGCACTGTGATAAAAGAGGAG CCCCCCGATATTTGTGAAAATGACCTTCCGCAATGGGAGGTGGAAAGGCATGTATTGAAAGCTCAGCTGAAAGAGCGGCAGACTGAAATAGAGGAGCTTAAGACCCAGCTGGAAGATAAAGAGGCGGAGTGCCAGTGGTTAAAGGAAGAGCTTTACCGCCTGTGGGACGTTATCCAGTCCGAACACCACACCTCGTCTTCGCTGGCCACTCAAGCTGGCGCTCCGGTCCCCATGATCATGGATTACGATGAAGAGCCAACCCCATCCACTTCTGCAAGGAGTAAAGACTTGCAATCTTCAAGACTGCCTGTGAATTTGGACTTCCCAGCCTCTCTGTTCATGGAGCCTCTCTGTTGGGGCAGTGAGGGGTCGGTTCTCCCTGATGTGACTTTAAGGGAAATCACTGCCGTCAACGATAAAATCTTGTTGCGGATGAGCAAGAACAGACCGGACCGCTACGGAGCCCTGGTGTTCAGGAGCATCATTTCTCAGGAACTTTACGAGCAGTGGGTAATGCACACCAACTGGGACGGCTCCCGGGGAAAATGGGGAGTGCCTCGCAACGTCCGAGAGTTTGTGATgaggagagtgggagagaggtTTCCTGACATGTCCAGCGCAGATATAAAGGCGGTCAAAGAGCGTGTTAATGAGTGCTTAAGGATGCGGCGGAAATCTATTGTTCCAATTCCgtattctaataaataa
- the opa3 gene encoding optic atrophy 3 protein homolog encodes MVVGAFPIAKLLYLGVRQLSKPVANRIKAGARRSEFFKNYICLPPAQAYHWIEMRTKMRIMGFRGSTIKPLNEDSAAELGAELLGEAIIFLIGGGCMVLEYSRQAANSRRKEEELAETITSLQTQLGELALATETLDAQIREVNRLLLSLPSAPSSK; translated from the exons ATGGTGGTGGGTGCTTTCCCCATCGCGAAGCTGCTGTATCTGGGCGTTAGGCAGCTCAGCAAACCGGTGGCGAACAGGATAAAAGCCGGAGCGAGGAGGAGCGAGTTCTTCAAGAACTACATCTGCCTTCCTCCAGCCCAGG CGTACCACTGGATCGAGATGAGAACGAAGATGAGGATCATGGGTTTCCGCGGCTCCACCATCAAGCCCCTGAACGAGGACTCGGCTGCAGAGCTAGGGGCGGAGCTGCTCGGAGAGGCCATCATTTTCCTCATCGGCGGCGGCTGCATGGTGCTCGAGTACAGCCGGCAGGCGGCAAACTCCCGGCGTAAAGAAGAGGAGCTGGCAGAAACCatcaccagcctgcagacgcagCTCGGGGAGCTCGCCCTGGCCACAGAGACTCTAGATGCTCAGATCAGGGAAGTCAACCGGCTTCTGCTCTCCCTTCCTTCTGCTCCCAGCAGCAAATAA